One Triticum dicoccoides isolate Atlit2015 ecotype Zavitan chromosome 4B, WEW_v2.0, whole genome shotgun sequence genomic window carries:
- the LOC119291163 gene encoding probable inactive receptor kinase At1g48480: MAAMPGPARLALAVLVLASVLPAYRSDDLNTDAQALEALRKAVGRSALPAWNSSTQTCQWQGVACENGRVVELRLPGAGLMGALPSGVLGNLTALRTLSLRWNALTGPIPDDVSRMTELRAMYFQHNAFSGEVPAALYALKNLVRLNIGQNKFSGEISPDFNKLNRLGSLILDSNDFSGEIPKLDLPTLEQFNVSYNKLNGSIPRKLRKMPKDSFLGTGLCGGPLGLCPGETADTPAGSPEGQPGAGGAADVGGGKKKKKLSGGAIAGIAIACVFGLLLLLALIFFLCRKKKSGSAPRSSTAAVEKGRDLGMGPLDGEPKGQNGNGVHGAGAAAGAVPAAAAAAAVAAKSGGGSTTGSKKLIYFGPMAAAPPFDLEDLLRASAEVLGKGAFGTAYKAVMESGAAVAVKRLKDVDLPEPEFRERIAAIGAVQHELVVPLRAYYFSKDEKLLVYDYMSMGSLSALLHGNRSSGRTPLDWEARSAIALSTARGVAHIHSTGPTASHGNIKSSNVLLTKSYEARVSDHGLPTLVGPSFSPTRVSGYRAPEVTDIRRVSQKADVYSFGVLLLELLTGKAPTHAVVNEEGLDLPRWVQSVVREEWTAEVFDQELLRYQNVEEEMVQLLQLAIDCSAQHPDRRPNMSDAAARIDEIRRSASSAQHATTDGAPAPAPAPEGDEPSL, encoded by the exons ATGGCGGCAATGCCGGGGCCGGCGAGGCTGGCCCTTGCGGTGCTGGTGCTCGCGTCGGTGCTCCCGGCCTACCGCTCCGACGACCTCAACACCGACGCGCAGGCGCTGGAGGCGCTGCGCAAGGCGGTGGGCCGGTCCGCGCTGCCGGCGTGGAACAGCAGCACGCAGACGTGCCAGTGGCAGGGCGTGGCCTGCGAGAACGGCCGCGTCGTCGAGCTCCGCCTCCCCGGCGCCGGGCTCATGGGCGCGCTCCCCTCGGGCGTGCTCGGCAACCTCACCGCGCTCCGCACGCTCTCCCTCCGCTGGAACGCGCTCACGGGCCCCATCCCCGACGACGTCTCCCGCATGACCGAGCTCCGGGCCATGTACTTCCAGCACAACGCCTTCTCCGGCGAGGTGCCCGCGGCGCTCTACGCGCTGAAGAACCTGGTGCGGCTCAACATCGGGCAGAACAAGTTCTCGGGCGAGATCTCGCCCGACTTCAACAAGCTCAACCGCCTCGGCTCGCTCATCCTCGACAGCAACGACTTCTCCGGCGAGATCCCCAAGCTGGACCTGCCCACATTGGAGCAGTTCAACGTCTCCTACAACAAGCTCAACGGCTCCATCCCCCGCAAGCTCCGGAAGATGCCCAAGGACTCCTTCCTCGGCACCGGGCTCTGCGGCGGCCCGCTCGGCCTGTGCCCCGGCGAGACCGCGGACACGCCGGCCGGATCGCCGGAGGGCCAGCCAGGCGCCGGCGGCGCGGCCGACGTCGGtggcggcaagaagaagaagaagctctccGGCGGCGCCATCGCCGGCATTGCCATCGCGTGCGTGttcggcctgctgctgctgctcgcccTGATCTTTTTCCTCTGCCGGAAGAAGAAGTCCGGCAGCGCGCCGAGGTCTTCTACGGCGGCGGTGGAGAAGGGGCGGGACCTGGGCATGGGCCCGCTGGACGGGGAGCCCAAGGGGCAGAACGGCAACGGCGTCCACGGCGCCGGGGCCGCCGCTGGAGCAGTGCCGGCCGCCGCGGCCGCAGCTGCCGTCGCCGCCAAGTCAGGAGGAGGGTCGACCACGGGCTCGAAGAAGCTGATCTACTTCGGGCCGATGGCGGCGGCCCCGCCGTTCGACCTGGAGGACCTGCTGCGCGCGTCGGCGGAGGTGCTGGGCAAGGGCGCGTTCGGGACGGCGTACAAGGCGGTGATGGAGAGCGGCGCGGCGGTGGCCGTGAAGCGGCTCAAGGACGTGGACCTCCCCGAGCCGGAGTTCCGCGAGCGGATCGCGGCCATCGGCGCCGTGCAGCACGAGCTGGTGGTTCCCCTCCGCGCCTACTACTTCAGCAAGGACGAGAAGCTGCTCGTCTACGACTACATGTCCATGGGCAGCCTCTCCGCCCTCCTCCACG GGAACCGGTCGTCGGGGCGGACGCCGCTGGACTGGGAGGCGCGGTCGGCGATCGCGCTATCGACGGCGCGCGGCGTGGCGCACATCCACTCCACGGGCCCGACGGCGTCGCACGGCAACATCAAGTCCTCCAACGTCCTGCTCACCAAGAGCTACGAGGCCCGGGTGTCGGACCACGGCCTGCCCACGCTCGTCGGCCCCTCCTTCTCCCCGACCCGGGTGTCCGGCTACCGCGCCCCGGAGGTGACCGACATCCGGCGCGTGTCGCAGAAGGCCGACGTCTACAGCTTcggcgtgctgctgctggagctgctCACCGGCAAGGCGCCCACGCACGCCGTGGTCAACGAGGAGGGCCTCGACCTGCCGCGCTGGGTGCAGTCCGTCGTCCGGGAGGAGTGGACCGCCGAGGTGTTCGACCAAGAGCTCCTGAGGTACCAGAACGTGGAGGAGGAGATGGTGCAGCTGCTCCAGCTCGCCATCGACTGCTCCGCGCAGCACCCCGACCGGAGGCCCAACATGTCCGACGCCGCCGCCCGCATCGACGAGATCCGGCGCTCCGCCTCCTCCGCCCAGCACGCGACGACGGAcggcgcccccgcccccgcccccgcccccgagggCGACGAGCCTTCCCTATAA